In one Macaca fascicularis isolate 582-1 chromosome 6, T2T-MFA8v1.1 genomic region, the following are encoded:
- the LOC135971069 gene encoding LOW QUALITY PROTEIN: uncharacterized protein (The sequence of the model RefSeq protein was modified relative to this genomic sequence to represent the inferred CDS: substituted 2 bases at 2 genomic stop codons), which yields MMKLWLTSHSLSDLTNHHRPTISNTLLTGHLLRLLLNCTYHPRRKLRLDYSLSPRQWSLYALHLPFPTHRPRYLLWLISPSRNLKHRHYTPSYNHNNSFHGLRSPMRPNIILGSNSNHKPTISNPVHRKQPCPMNLRRICHXXPYSHTILHLALHPTLHHHRPHSRTLTIPTRNRIKQPLRNFLRLGQNRLPPLLHNQRHPRSNSPPLYPSNTNTTLTQPPKRPRQLHSSRPTKHSPTYQTRMILPICIHNPTIYPQQTGRRTSTIPINPHPSSHPHTSQIQTTKYDIPPTQPIPILTPNHNPTDPYLNWKPTGNPTPHHHRPSSIHNILHYNSNPNTTGFPN from the coding sequence ATGATGAAACTTTGGCTCACTTCTCACAGCCTGTCTGACCTTACAAATCATCACAGGCCTACTATTAGCAATACACTACTCACCGGACACCTCCTCCGCCTTCTCCTCAATTGCACATATCACCCGAGACGTAAACTACGGCTGGATTACTCGCTATCTCCACGCCAATGGAGCCTCTATGCTCTTCATCTGCCTTTTCCTACACATCGGCCGAGGTATCTACTATGGCTCATATCTCCTTCTAGAAACCTGAAACATCGGCATTATACTCCTTCTTATAACCATAACAACAGCTTTCATGGGCTACGTTCTCCCATGAGGCCAAATATCATTCTGGGGAGCAACAGTAATCACAAACCTACTATCAGCAATCCCGTACATCGGAAACAACCTTGTCCAATGAATCTGAGGAGGATATGCCATTGATAGCCCTACTCTCACACGATTCTTCACCTTGCACTTCATCCTACCCTTCATCATCATCGCCCTCACAGCCGTACACTTACTATTCCTACACGAAACAGGATCAAACAACCCCTGCGGAATTTCCTCCGACTCGGACAAAATCGCCTTCCACCCCTACTACACAATCAAAGACATCCTAGGTCTAATTCTCCTCCTCTTTATCCTAGCAACACTAACACTACTCTCACCCAACCTCCTAAACGACCCAgacaactacactccagccgaCCCACTAAACACTCCCCCACATATCAAACCAGAATGATACTTCCTATTTGCATACACAATCCTACGATCTATCCCCAACAAACTGGGAGGCGTACTAGCACTATTCCTATCAATCCTCATCCTAGCAGCCATCCCCATACTTCACAAATCCAAACAACAAAGTATGATATTCCGCCCACTCAGCCAATTCCTATTCTGACTCCTAATCACAATCCTACTGACCCTTACCTGAATTGGAAGCCAACCGGTAACCCAACCCCTCATCACCATCGGCCAAGCAGCATCCATAATATACTTCATTACAATTCTAATCCTAATACCACTGGCTTCCCTAATTGA